Proteins encoded together in one Catenulispora sp. EB89 window:
- a CDS encoding sugar O-acetyltransferase, which produces MSQHDEELVLARIAKGLVYTETEAAFQASRRRTDEIFEYNHTPPSEPDKRRALLEAIFGSVGARTVLLPPFAAGFGSNVHIGDDFFGNVNLTFVDDVDIRIGDGVMIAPSVTLTTTGHPVHPARRADFGRFSESIVIEDKVWIGSNAVVLPGVRIGYGSVIGAGSVVSRDIPAMTVAVGTPCRVLREITEADLKTRTAEA; this is translated from the coding sequence GTGTCGCAGCATGATGAGGAACTAGTCCTGGCGCGCATCGCGAAGGGACTCGTCTATACCGAGACAGAAGCCGCCTTCCAGGCCTCGCGGCGCCGCACCGATGAGATATTCGAGTACAACCACACTCCACCGAGCGAACCGGACAAACGGCGGGCCCTGCTGGAGGCGATCTTCGGCTCGGTCGGTGCGCGCACCGTCCTGCTGCCGCCGTTCGCCGCCGGGTTCGGCAGCAACGTGCACATCGGCGACGACTTCTTCGGCAACGTGAACCTGACGTTCGTCGACGACGTCGACATCCGGATCGGCGACGGCGTCATGATCGCGCCGAGCGTGACCCTGACCACCACCGGCCATCCGGTGCACCCGGCGCGTCGCGCGGACTTCGGCCGGTTCTCGGAGTCGATCGTCATTGAGGACAAGGTCTGGATCGGGAGCAACGCCGTGGTGCTGCCGGGGGTGCGCATCGGCTATGGATCGGTGATCGGGGCCGGCAGCGTCGTCAGCCGGGACATTCCGGCGATGACGGTCGCGGTCGGGACGCCGTGCCGCGTGCTGCGGGAAATCACCGAGGCGGACCTCAAGACGCGCACTGCGGAGGCTTGA
- a CDS encoding LacI family DNA-binding transcriptional regulator, whose translation MAGDGAGGREDEESGRVTSERVRPVEAVRGGGRPGLRDVAELAGVSHQTVSRVFKDHPRVSAETRAKVLAAAAQLDFRPNAIARALATGSSRTIGVVSFDTTLFGPASMVSAIESSARDADYFVSVMGLASPSRRSVAEAADRLRGQGVDGIILIPGHVPADQVVRHLPGMLPVVALSAAQTVASATVDQYDGPLAAVRHLLDLGHATVHHLTGPADWSEARERERAWRDALTAAGAPVPEPLPGDWSAASGYERGKLLAADPAVTAVFAANDQLALGVLLALHEAGRRVPEDVSVIGYDDIPEAAFFTPPLTTVRQDFAALGRRSMALLLDQIGGAQPATPTAAVIPTELVVRRSTARRT comes from the coding sequence ATGGCGGGCGACGGGGCCGGTGGGCGCGAGGACGAGGAGAGCGGTCGAGTGACCAGTGAGCGGGTGCGGCCTGTCGAGGCGGTGCGCGGCGGCGGCCGGCCGGGGTTGCGGGATGTGGCCGAGCTGGCCGGGGTCTCGCACCAGACGGTGTCGCGGGTGTTCAAGGACCACCCGCGGGTCAGTGCCGAGACCCGGGCCAAGGTGCTGGCCGCGGCCGCGCAGCTGGACTTCCGGCCCAACGCCATCGCGCGCGCGCTGGCCACCGGGTCCTCGCGGACCATCGGGGTGGTCAGCTTCGACACCACGCTGTTCGGTCCCGCCTCCATGGTCAGCGCTATCGAGAGCAGTGCCCGGGACGCCGACTACTTCGTCTCCGTCATGGGCCTGGCCTCGCCCAGCCGGCGCTCGGTGGCTGAGGCCGCCGACCGGCTGCGCGGGCAGGGCGTGGACGGCATCATCCTCATCCCCGGGCACGTCCCGGCCGACCAGGTGGTGCGGCACCTGCCCGGCATGCTGCCGGTGGTCGCGCTGTCCGCGGCGCAGACCGTGGCCTCGGCGACCGTGGACCAGTACGACGGTCCGCTCGCGGCAGTGCGGCACCTGCTGGACCTCGGCCACGCCACGGTGCACCACCTCACCGGCCCCGCGGACTGGAGCGAGGCGCGCGAGCGCGAGCGTGCCTGGCGTGACGCGCTGACCGCGGCCGGGGCGCCGGTGCCGGAGCCGCTGCCCGGGGACTGGAGCGCGGCCTCCGGCTACGAGCGCGGCAAGCTGCTGGCCGCCGACCCCGCGGTGACCGCGGTGTTCGCCGCCAACGACCAGCTGGCGCTCGGTGTGCTGCTGGCGCTGCACGAGGCCGGGCGGCGGGTGCCGGAGGACGTGAGCGTCATCGGCTACGACGACATCCCCGAGGCCGCCTTCTTCACCCCGCCGCTGACCACCGTGCGCCAGGACTTCGCCGCGCTCGGCCGCCGCAGCATGGCGCTGCTGCTGGACCAGATCGGCGGCGCCCAGCCGGCCACGCCGACCGCGGCGGTCATACCCACCGAGCTCGTGGTGCGCCGCAGTACCGCGCGGCGTACCTGA
- a CDS encoding L-ribulose-5-phosphate 4-epimerase, whose product MSTDIARIRREVCDLHAELVRYQLVVWTAGNVSARVPGADLMVIKPSGVAYDDLTPANMIVCDLDGDVVEGDLAPSSDTAAHAYVYRHLPEVGGVVHTHSTYASAWAARGEPVPCVLTAMADEFGGEIPVGPFALIGDDSIGRGIVETLSGSNSPAVLMRNHGVFTVGESAKAAVKAAVMTEDVARTVHLARAHGRPLPIGEQDIASLYDRYQNVYGQSSDRSASQGDAQR is encoded by the coding sequence GTGAGCACCGACATAGCCCGGATCCGCCGAGAGGTCTGCGACCTGCACGCCGAGCTGGTTCGCTACCAGCTCGTGGTGTGGACCGCGGGCAACGTCTCGGCGCGCGTGCCGGGGGCGGACCTGATGGTCATCAAGCCCTCCGGCGTCGCCTACGACGACCTGACCCCGGCGAACATGATCGTCTGCGACCTCGACGGCGACGTGGTGGAAGGGGACCTCGCGCCGTCCTCCGACACCGCCGCGCACGCCTACGTCTACCGGCACCTGCCCGAGGTCGGCGGCGTCGTGCACACCCACTCCACCTACGCCTCGGCCTGGGCGGCGCGCGGCGAGCCGGTGCCGTGCGTGCTGACCGCGATGGCCGACGAGTTCGGCGGGGAGATCCCGGTCGGACCGTTCGCGCTGATCGGCGACGACTCGATCGGCCGCGGCATCGTCGAGACCCTGTCCGGCAGCAACTCCCCGGCCGTGCTCATGCGCAACCACGGTGTGTTCACCGTCGGCGAGAGCGCCAAGGCCGCGGTCAAGGCGGCCGTGATGACCGAGGACGTGGCCCGCACGGTCCATCTGGCCCGCGCGCACGGCCGGCCGCTGCCCATCGGGGAGCAGGACATCGCCTCGCTGTACGACCGCTATCAGAACGTTTACGGCCAGTCCTCGGACCGGTCCGCCTCACAGGGAGACGCACAGCGATGA
- a CDS encoding ribulokinase, which translates to MSSVTANIEQYVVGVDFGTLSGRAVVVRVADGREVGSAVVEYRHGVIDHRLPDGTGPLPPDWALQNPEDWREVLRGAVPAALAAGGVDPAAVIGLATDFTACTVLPALADGTPLCEVEGLAGVPHAWPKLWKHHAAQGQADAINALAAERGEAWAPRYGGKQSSEWEFAKALQVLQEAPDVYDHCERWIEAADWIVWELTGTESRNACTAGYKGIFQDGSYPSTDFLAALDPRFADFATTRLEHPGGLAALGSRVGGLSERAAKWTGLPAGIAVAAGNVDAHVTAPAARAVEPGKLLAIMGTSTCHVLNSPILADVPGICGVVDGGISAGYYGYEAGQSAVGDIFAWWTRLTGQDHDALTAAAEHQPVGGHGLVALDWMGGNRSILVDHDLSGVVIGLTLATRPEEVYRALLEATAFGTRVIVEAFEAGGVGVAEFVVAGGLKRNSFLMQLYADILRRPVSVAVSEQAPALGSAIHAAVAAGAYPDVPAAAEAMGACEAAAYVPDPARADAYDVLFAEYRALHDAFGFDDHQHSGGSGGALHRLRKIRNAALASDPASEKGRAQ; encoded by the coding sequence ATGAGCAGTGTTACCGCTAACATCGAGCAGTACGTCGTGGGCGTCGACTTCGGCACGCTGTCCGGGCGCGCCGTCGTGGTCCGCGTCGCCGACGGCCGGGAAGTCGGCAGCGCGGTCGTCGAGTACCGGCACGGCGTCATCGACCACCGGCTCCCGGACGGCACCGGCCCGCTCCCGCCGGACTGGGCGTTGCAGAACCCTGAGGACTGGCGCGAGGTGCTGCGCGGCGCGGTCCCCGCGGCCCTGGCCGCCGGCGGCGTCGACCCCGCCGCGGTGATCGGCCTGGCCACCGATTTCACCGCCTGCACCGTGCTGCCCGCGCTGGCCGACGGCACGCCGCTGTGCGAGGTCGAGGGCCTGGCCGGGGTGCCGCACGCCTGGCCGAAGCTGTGGAAGCACCACGCCGCGCAGGGCCAGGCCGACGCGATCAACGCCCTGGCCGCCGAGCGCGGCGAGGCCTGGGCACCGCGCTACGGCGGCAAGCAGTCCTCGGAGTGGGAGTTCGCCAAGGCGCTCCAGGTCCTCCAGGAAGCGCCGGACGTCTACGACCACTGCGAACGCTGGATCGAGGCCGCCGACTGGATCGTCTGGGAACTGACCGGCACCGAGTCCCGCAACGCCTGCACCGCCGGATACAAGGGGATCTTCCAGGACGGCTCCTATCCGTCCACTGACTTCCTGGCCGCCCTCGACCCGCGCTTCGCCGACTTCGCGACCACCCGCCTGGAGCACCCCGGCGGCCTGGCCGCCCTCGGCTCCCGCGTCGGCGGGCTCAGCGAGCGCGCCGCGAAGTGGACCGGCCTGCCTGCCGGTATCGCGGTCGCCGCCGGGAACGTCGACGCGCACGTCACCGCCCCGGCGGCGCGCGCCGTCGAACCCGGCAAGCTGCTGGCGATCATGGGCACCTCCACCTGCCACGTCCTCAACAGCCCGATCCTGGCCGACGTCCCGGGCATCTGCGGGGTCGTGGACGGCGGCATCAGCGCCGGCTACTACGGCTACGAGGCCGGGCAGAGCGCGGTCGGCGACATCTTCGCCTGGTGGACCCGCCTGACCGGCCAGGACCACGACGCGCTGACCGCGGCCGCCGAGCACCAGCCGGTCGGCGGCCACGGCCTGGTCGCCCTGGACTGGATGGGCGGCAACCGCTCGATCCTGGTCGACCACGACCTGTCCGGTGTGGTCATCGGGCTGACGCTGGCCACCCGCCCCGAGGAGGTCTACCGCGCGCTGCTGGAGGCCACCGCCTTCGGCACCCGCGTCATCGTCGAGGCCTTCGAAGCCGGCGGCGTCGGGGTCGCCGAGTTCGTGGTCGCGGGCGGCCTGAAGCGGAACAGCTTCCTGATGCAGCTCTACGCCGACATCCTGCGCCGGCCGGTCTCGGTCGCGGTGTCCGAGCAGGCCCCGGCGCTCGGCTCGGCGATCCACGCCGCCGTCGCCGCCGGGGCGTACCCGGACGTCCCGGCCGCCGCCGAGGCGATGGGCGCGTGCGAGGCCGCCGCCTACGTCCCGGACCCGGCGCGCGCCGACGCCTACGACGTGCTGTTCGCCGAGTACCGCGCGCTCCATGACGCGTTCGGCTTTGACGACCATCAGCACAGCGGTGGCAGCGGGGGAGCGCTCCACCGCCTGCGCAAGATCCGCAACGCCGCCCTCGCCTCCGACCCTGCCTCTGAGAAAGGCCGAGCACAGTGA
- a CDS encoding peptidase S8 produces MYDRVPPSVARFLRRSGVRVAALGAAFALVLAFGAPASAATGSAAVARGARPTLAPIVPFGCAKVVKGQAQCLGRGRLAPNTTGSPTSSGLKPSDLISAYKLSGTSGAGRTVAIVDAFDDPNAASDLAAYRSAYGLPACTAASGCFQKVNGNGAASPLPTADYGWAEEESLDLDMVSAICPGCRILLVEAAGADTTSLTTAEDTAAANPAVVSISNSWGAAEDSSTLAADSHFNHPGKAITASSGDGGYGVLWPAASPYVTAVGGTSLSTASNARGWTETAWSGAGSGCSTQEPKPAWQTDTGCAHRTVADVSAVADPNTGVAVYDTANSCGGGAFCDLLLSLGLATGADGWVQVGGTSASSPIIASVYALAGNTATVQYGHQPYTNPGALFDVTSGSNGTCTPTYLCTAGAGYDGPTGLGTPNGTGAF; encoded by the coding sequence ATGTACGATCGTGTTCCCCCGTCCGTCGCGAGATTCCTGCGGCGCTCCGGCGTCCGCGTCGCGGCGCTCGGCGCGGCGTTCGCTCTCGTCCTGGCGTTCGGCGCGCCGGCGAGCGCCGCGACCGGCAGCGCGGCGGTGGCTCGCGGGGCCCGGCCGACCCTCGCCCCGATCGTCCCGTTCGGGTGCGCCAAGGTCGTCAAGGGCCAGGCGCAGTGCCTGGGACGGGGACGGCTCGCGCCGAACACCACCGGCAGCCCGACCAGCTCCGGGCTCAAACCTTCGGACCTGATATCGGCGTACAAGCTCAGCGGCACGAGCGGGGCCGGGCGCACGGTGGCGATCGTCGACGCCTTCGACGACCCCAACGCCGCCTCGGACCTGGCCGCCTACCGCAGCGCGTACGGCCTTCCGGCCTGCACCGCCGCGAGCGGCTGCTTCCAGAAGGTGAACGGTAACGGGGCGGCCTCGCCGCTGCCGACGGCGGACTACGGCTGGGCCGAGGAGGAGAGTCTGGACCTGGACATGGTCTCGGCGATCTGCCCGGGCTGCCGGATCCTGCTGGTGGAGGCGGCCGGCGCGGACACCACGTCGCTGACCACCGCCGAGGACACCGCCGCGGCGAACCCGGCCGTGGTGTCGATCTCCAACAGCTGGGGCGCGGCCGAGGACAGCTCGACGCTGGCCGCCGACTCGCACTTCAACCACCCCGGCAAGGCGATCACCGCCAGCTCCGGCGACGGCGGCTACGGCGTGCTGTGGCCGGCGGCCTCGCCGTACGTCACCGCGGTCGGCGGCACCAGCCTGAGCACCGCCTCGAACGCCCGCGGCTGGACCGAGACCGCGTGGTCCGGCGCCGGCAGCGGCTGCTCGACGCAGGAGCCGAAGCCGGCGTGGCAGACGGACACCGGGTGCGCGCACCGGACGGTCGCGGACGTGTCCGCGGTCGCCGACCCGAACACGGGCGTGGCCGTCTACGACACCGCGAACAGCTGCGGCGGCGGGGCGTTCTGCGACCTGCTGCTGTCCCTGGGCCTGGCCACCGGCGCCGACGGCTGGGTGCAGGTCGGCGGGACCAGCGCGTCCTCGCCGATCATCGCCTCGGTCTACGCGCTGGCCGGGAACACCGCCACGGTCCAGTACGGCCACCAGCCGTACACGAACCCCGGCGCGCTGTTCGACGTGACCAGCGGGTCGAACGGGACCTGCACGCCGACGTACCTGTGCACCGCCGGAGCTGGCTACGACGGGCCGACGGGGCTGGGGACGCCGAACGGGACCGGGGCGTTCTAG
- the araA gene encoding L-arabinose isomerase: protein MTAEIWFLTGSQGMYGEDTLRQVAEQSREVAAALDADGAIPVPISWRPVLTDSAAIRRVMLEADADDDCVGVIAWMHTFSPAKMWIAGLDALRKPLLHLHTQANRALPWAGIDMDFMNLNQAAHGDREFGYVQSRLGVPRKTVFGHVSDPTVTSRVGDWSRAALAAAALRTLRLARFGDNMRDVAVTEGDKVEAELTFGVSVNGHGVNALAEAVEHAPQEAVDELVAEYPDLYDIAPELLPGGDRHESLRYGARIEAGLRRFLADGGFGAFTTNFEDLGALRQLPGLAVQRLMADGYGFGGEGDWKTAVLLRALKAAAVGLPGGTSFMEDYTYHLEGDRGLVLGAHMLEVCPSIAAGRPKLELHPLSIGGREDPVRLVFDAAPGPAFVAGLSDLGDRFRLVANEIDTIAPPEPLPNLPVARAVWAPRPDLRTSAEAWLIAGAPHHTVYSSALSTEVLRDLAEIVGVELLVIDEETRVRQFEREQRWNQAYYRLARGF, encoded by the coding sequence ATGACCGCCGAAATCTGGTTCCTCACCGGTTCGCAGGGCATGTACGGCGAGGACACGCTGCGGCAGGTCGCCGAGCAGTCGCGCGAGGTCGCCGCGGCCCTGGACGCCGACGGCGCGATACCCGTGCCGATCTCCTGGCGCCCGGTGCTCACCGACAGCGCCGCGATCCGGCGGGTGATGCTGGAGGCCGACGCGGACGACGACTGCGTCGGCGTGATCGCCTGGATGCACACGTTCTCCCCGGCCAAGATGTGGATCGCCGGCCTGGACGCGCTGCGCAAGCCGCTGCTGCACCTGCACACCCAGGCCAACCGCGCGCTGCCGTGGGCCGGCATCGACATGGACTTCATGAACCTGAACCAGGCCGCGCACGGCGACCGCGAGTTCGGGTATGTGCAGAGCCGGCTCGGCGTGCCGCGCAAGACCGTGTTCGGGCACGTCTCCGATCCCACGGTCACCTCCCGCGTCGGCGACTGGTCGCGCGCCGCCCTGGCCGCCGCCGCCCTGCGCACGCTGCGCCTGGCACGCTTCGGCGACAACATGCGGGACGTCGCGGTCACCGAGGGCGACAAGGTCGAGGCCGAGCTGACGTTCGGCGTGTCGGTGAACGGCCACGGCGTCAACGCGCTGGCCGAGGCGGTCGAGCATGCCCCGCAGGAGGCGGTCGACGAGCTCGTCGCCGAGTACCCGGACCTGTACGACATCGCCCCGGAGCTGCTGCCCGGCGGCGATCGGCACGAATCGCTGCGCTACGGCGCGCGCATCGAGGCGGGACTGCGCCGGTTCCTCGCCGACGGCGGCTTCGGCGCCTTCACCACGAACTTCGAGGACCTCGGCGCCCTGCGCCAGCTCCCGGGCCTGGCGGTGCAGCGCCTGATGGCCGACGGCTACGGCTTCGGCGGCGAGGGCGACTGGAAGACCGCGGTGCTGCTGCGGGCGCTGAAGGCCGCCGCGGTCGGACTGCCCGGCGGCACGTCCTTCATGGAGGACTACACCTACCACCTGGAGGGCGACCGCGGCCTGGTGCTCGGCGCGCACATGCTCGAGGTCTGTCCCAGCATCGCGGCCGGCCGTCCGAAACTGGAGCTGCACCCGCTGTCCATCGGCGGCCGCGAAGACCCGGTCCGCCTGGTCTTCGACGCGGCCCCCGGCCCGGCGTTCGTGGCCGGCCTGTCCGACCTCGGCGACCGCTTCCGCCTGGTCGCCAACGAGATCGACACCATCGCCCCGCCCGAGCCGCTGCCGAACCTGCCGGTGGCGCGCGCCGTCTGGGCGCCCCGACCGGACCTGCGCACCTCCGCAGAAGCCTGGCTCATCGCCGGCGCGCCGCATCACACGGTGTACTCCTCGGCGCTGAGCACCGAGGTGCTGCGCGACCTGGCCGAGATCGTCGGGGTCGAGCTGCTGGTCATCGACGAGGAGACGCGGGTGCGGCAGTTCGAGCGGGAGCAGCGGTGGAACCAGGCGTACTACCGGCTGGCGAGGGGGTTCTGA